From one Marmota flaviventris isolate mMarFla1 chromosome 1, mMarFla1.hap1, whole genome shotgun sequence genomic stretch:
- the Rnf133 gene encoding E3 ubiquitin-protein ligase RNF133 produces MTLLKIGPWHNNTASSWLVKFSFFWLFSQNCCGASAVWTSFMNISFHVGNRVLSELGETGVFGRSSALKRVTGVIVPPEGKTQNACNPNTSFSRSQNSEPWLALIERGGCTFTQKIKVATEKGASGVIIYNFPGTGNQVFPMSHQAFEDTIVVMIGNLKGTEILHLIQKGFHVTAIVAVGRKHIIWMNHYFVSFMIVTTATLAYFIFYHIRRLWVARIQHRRWQRLTTDLKKAFGQLQLRVLKEGDEELNPNGDSCVVCFEPYKPNDTIRILTCKHFFHKNCIDPWILAHGTCPMCKCDILKALGIHVDIDDGTESLQVLMSNEIPETLSPRDEETNHEPPPARTSEKVIHVEEYPASPNNASQPNLVLETVHPSP; encoded by the coding sequence ATGACTCTCCTCAAGATTGGCCCTTGGCACAACAACACTGCATCTTCCTGGCTTgtgaaattcagttttttttggCTGTTTAGTCAGAACTGCTGCGGAGCAAGTGCAGTGTGGACCTCTTTTATGAACATATCATTTCATGTGGGGAATCGCGTGTTGTCAGAGTTGGGGGAGACTGGAGTATTTGGAAGAAGTTCCGCTTTGAAGAGAGTGACAGGAGTTATAGTGCCACCAGAGGGAAAAACTCAAAATGCATGTAATCCCAATACCAGTTTTAGCAGATCACAGAACTCGGAGCCGTGGCTCGCACTCATTGAACGGGGCGGTTGTACCTTCACACAGAAAATTAAGGTGGCAACTGAGAAGGGAGCCAGTGGAGTGATCATCTATAACTTTCCAGGAACTGGCAATCAGGTTTTCCCCATGTCTCATCAGGCATTTGAAGACACCATTGTAGTGATGATTGGTAACTTAAAAGGCACAGAAATTTTGCATTTAATTCAGAAGGGATTTCATGTTACAGCCATAGTTGCGGTGGGGAGAAAACACATCATCTGGATGAATCACTACTTTGTCTCCTTTATGATCGTCACAACCGCGACTTTAGCATATTTCATCTTTTATCACATAAGAAGACTTTGGGTAGCAAGGATTCAGCACAGGAGATGGCAGCGATTAACAACAGACCTCAAGAAAGCTTTTGGCCAACTCCAACTTAGGGTATTAAAAGAGGGGGATGAGGAATTAAATCCAAATGGAGATAGCTGTGTAGTTTGTTTTGAACCCTATAAGCCTAATGATACGATTCGTATTCTGACTTGTAAACACTTTTTCCATAAGAATTGCATTGACCCCTGGATTCTAGCCCATGGCACATGCCCCATGTGCAAATGTGACATTCTTAAAGCTTTGGGGATTCATGTGGATATTGATGATGGAACAGAATCTTTGCAAGTTCTAATGTCAAACGAAATACCAGAAACCCTATCACCTAGGGACGAGGAGACAAATCATGAGCCTCCTCCTGCAAGAACATCAGAAAAAGTGATCCATGTGGAGGAGTACCCTGCTTCTCCAAATAATGCCAGCCAGCCTAATTTAGTACTAGAAACTGTACATCCCTCGCCTTGA
- the Rnf148 gene encoding RING finger protein 148, giving the protein MSPVRITPSTHRSVSSRLWRLSIFLLLSLPDSKGKAIWTAHLNITFQVGNQIISELGESGVFGNHSPLERVSGVVVLPEGWNQNACNPLTNFSRPEQADSWLALIERGGCTFTHKINVAAEKGANGVIIYNYPGTGNKVFPMSHQGTENIVAVMIGNLKGMELLHLIQKGVYVTIIIEVGRMHMPWLSHYVMSLFTFLAATIAYLFLYCDWRPRAPNSSTTRRRQIKADVKKAIGQLQLRVLKEGDKELDPNEDNCVVCFDIYKPQDVVRILTCKHFFHKTCIDPWLLAHRTCPMCKCDILKT; this is encoded by the coding sequence ATGAGCCCAGTTAGAATTACTCCTTCAACTCATAGGTCTGTTTCATCTCGACTGTGGAGGCTTAGCATCTTTCTACTACTTAGCCTTCCTGACTCAAAAGGAAAAGCAATATGGACAGCTCATCTGAACATAACATTTCAGGTGGGAAATCAGATTATATCAGAACTAGGAGAGAGTGGAGTGTTTGGGAATCATTCTCCTCTGGAAAGGGTGTCTGGTGTAGTGGTACTTCCTGAAGGATGGAATCAGAATGCTTGTAATCCATTGACCAACTTCAGCAGGCCAGAACAGGCAGACTCTTGGCTGGCCCTCATTGAACGGGGAGGCTGTACTTTTACACATAAAATCAACGTGGCAGCAGAAAAGGGAGCAAATGGGGTGATCATCTATAACTATCCAGGTACGGGCAACAAAGTGTTTCCTATGTCTCACCAGGGAACAGAAAACATAGTTGCAGTGATGATAGGCAATCTAAAAGGCATGGAACTTTTGCACTTGATTCAGAAAGGAGTCTATGTGACCATCATCATTGAAGTGGGGAGAATGCACATGCCATGGCTAAGCCACTATGTCATGTCTCTGTTTACCTTCCTGGCAGCCACAATTGCCTACCTTTTCTTGTACTGTGACTGGAGACCTAGAGCACCCAATTCTTCTACCACAAGACGAAGACAGATAAAGGCTGATGTGAAGAAAGCTATTGGTCAGCTTCAACTTCGAGTGCTCAAAGAAGGGGATAAGGAGCTAGATCCAAATGAGGACAACTGCGTTGTTTGTTTTGACATATACAAACCTCAAGATGTAGTACGTATTTTAACTTGCAAGCATTTTTTCCATAAGACATGCATTGACCCCTGGCTTTTAGCCCATAGGACATGCCCCATGTGCAAATGTGACATTCTGAAAACTTAG